Below is a window of Penaeus monodon isolate SGIC_2016 chromosome 13, NSTDA_Pmon_1, whole genome shotgun sequence DNA.
tatatatatatatatatatatatatatatatcttcaactcTATCTTCAATCTCTTTTAAATGTACCAGCAGTCATTTCCCCATGTGCATTTTTTTGCAGTCtagcatttctgtgtgtgtgtgtgtatttgtgtgggcaCCCATTTTCCTACTCACCAGCAAACTTCTTTATAAAGGGTACACCTACATGACGCACATTGGGCTATGTATTTGGCTCACCAACTGTAagtaagtaattaaaaaaaaaataacagggaaaAGTATAAACTATCTGTTGCTCTTTCCTTTTAGAAACCATCTATAAGCAATTTATGTATAACTAACATAAATGCTATATTCAAGCATAGAAAAAAATGTTCTCAGAGACAAAATCCTAAATAGAATGAGTCGTGGAAACTGAGCTATGTCCTACATttccatctttttccccctttttttcataaatttaattaaatatcttTGATAAAGCATAGAATAtcaattttattcatataaaactaaaatcaaaataagaacCATAATGAAATTTTGTTTGGTAGTCACATGTCTGGCCCTCAGGTGCATATATGTGATTGTGGCAGTGAAATAGCTAACTCACTATCTATCCAGATACAAAATTCTTGTAACATTACACATCACAagattgtgttattatatttgttggatTACATTCAGTCTACTAGTTTTTGGACTTGAGTCATACATGGTGTGATTTTgtgaatatttctatttattccagCATTGATATCTTTCAGATATAGATTTAAATAGGAATCTGTAAAATATCTACAACTTTTTAGAGCTTCACTTGTTGATATACAATATTCCTATGTTTAAGCAAGTATAAACAtagccattattttcatcactgtatTTCTGACAGCTTTCTAGCCATAGGGTTTTCTGATTTTGAAAACTGTGGAGGCACAGAAGCCTTGCTTGCACACATAAGCACATATCCCTGCACAAGATTTGTACTTCAATCTACAAAATGTATATGTGCCATATGTGTGTGAAAGAAGATGATTTAAGAAATTCTGCTTTGCTATCATAAGGGGGAGAAATATTCCATATCTACTGAATAGAGCTGTATTAGCTGAATGAAACTtatgtactaaatatatacaatattgcaaaataaacaCCTTTATGTTTACTTTTACAAGACCCCTTCATAAAGCTCTGGACTAGCAGGGGATCCTAAAGCAATGGAAAGGCTAACATTGGGGGTCTCCCCATCCTTGGCAATGCGACAATTATTATGTTTCTTGGAGTTCAAATTAACTTTCAGAGTGGTTGCCgagtgtccctctctctctgcaaacaactgaaaaaaaagaagagaataaatgcATGTACAAAAAGCAGGACTATGAAGGTTACATAACTCTTAGGTGTAGTATtcaacctttttgtttttcttgctatATCAGAAAACATTTTGGGGAAATACCTATCAAAATTTGTAAACATATCAAGTGTAGAGAAATGAGAAGCTAtgtaaacattttaaagaaaCTGATAAGCTGCTTTAATAGAAAAGGAAACTGAGTGTTGCACCATATAAATAAAGAAGTACAGTGATTTATGATTTGAACTACACCATAAACTAATCACAGGACAGGAATTCTATCTTAATGTCCAACAAACCATGCTCTTACTATACACTATACCTTAAGAAGAGGAGGCATATCCATAGTCTGCGGAAAAATCCTAACATCACAAGGTGAAGATTCTTTAGCTTTTTGTAAATATTTGGCCTCCTCATGCTTGTGTATTAGCCGGAAATCTGTTTTGTAGGAAGCTTTTGAAATGTCCACAATGCCCATGTTCTTTCCTCGAAATATTTGTTCTGCAGTAACTCTGCCTCGCATATTGTCCTGAAAATTACAGATCAGTAAATCAACTATAGCAACACAACAGTTAATAAGAGGCATCAATGTAAAAGATCATTTCTACTGAATAAATAGTTCTAAACTTATTAGCCCTGCCATTAAAGAATCAAACTCCATAACTTTTGGTGCAATGAATTAAAAAAGTAGAAATGATGTCCTCTACTTCTGCAAAATATTTTCAGTACATCCTGTAGGTAAGCTTTAAATATCCACCACTTTATTCTTTGATTATTGTTCTGTTACATAAGActtaaaggtgggggggggatctGTAAAATGCCTTCTGTGAATAGTGTAAAAAGTTTAGCAAGTCACTAACAGCGTCATATATCTTTATCAAGGCCATGGGTTAAATCCCCTTCTCAAAGGtaacttttataaaatttatgttagATATATTTCAGAATATTTCAGTAATAAACACCTGACCTATTGATTTCCAGACTCACTTCAGCTTCACAGTTataattatctttctatctatctattaatctattcacacacacacacacacacacacacacacacacacacacacacacacacacacacacacacacacacacacacacacacacacacacacacacacacacacacacacagagagagagagagagagagagagagagagagagagagagagagagagagagagagagagagagagaggagagagagagagagagagagagagaatcctgaAAATTAAAGGACAGGGGAAATCAGGTgcggtgtatacatatatatacaagtacaaaaggtatgaatgagaatgaatatcatcacaatacaagagatgtatttgaacggtttcaattatatgtatttctgatgaagaaatagtcgaaaccggtcaaatacatctcttttattgtgaagatattcattctcattcataccttttatacatttgtcaacatgaatacggttcatatacaagtacatgtctatgcatatatatatatatgtgtgtgtgtgtgcgtgcgtgtgtgtgtgtgtgtgtgtgtgtgtgtgtgtgtgtgtgtgtgtgtgtgtggtttgtgtggtgtgtgtgtgtggtgtggtgtgtgtgttgtgtgttgtgggttgtgtgtggtggtgttgtgtgtgtggtgtgtatgtgttggggtgtgtgtgtgtttgtgttgtgtgttgtgtgtgtgttggtgtgtgttggtgtgtattgtgtgtgtgtgtgtattgtgtgtgtggggtgtgtattgtgtgtgtgtgtatgtgtattgtgtgtggtgtgtgtttgtgtgtggtgtggtgtggtgtgtttggtgttgtgtgtgtgtgtgttgtgtgtgtgtgtgtgttgtgtgtgtgtgtgtgttgtgtgtgtgtgtgtgtgtgtgttttgtgtgtgtgtgttgtgtgtgtgtatttgtgtgtgtattgtgtgtggtttttgtgtggttttgtgtgtgtgtatgtgtgtgtgtgtgtgtggtgtgatttgtgtatgtgtgtatttgtgtgtgtgtgtgtgtgtgtgtgtgtgtgtgtgtgtgtgtgtgtgtgtgtgtgtgtgtgtgtgtgtgtgtgtgtgtgtgtgttgtgtgtgtgtgtgtgtgtgtgtgtgtgtgtgtgtgtgtgtgtgtgtgtgtgtgttttactttcaccaaataaaaaaaaaactaatttcagaTAATTTCTTAAACTGTATGTAAAGCAAAGCTTTGAACTGTAAACTTTCTTCTCATGTGGACACAATTTACCCCTTCATTACTTCAATAAAATCCATTGCTCATGAGATCTGTTATCATAATGAATCTGAAAGGGAACATGATGTAATAACACTAAGCAAATGTTGTTGCTGATAAAATTCAACATTCACAAGGAAATATATGCTTACCTCATCCATGTGTGGTCTGCCATTGTCCATCTGGGGCTTTGCAGTGACAATCCTGTAGTAGCAAACCTCAGGGTATCTCTCAAAACGGCTTCGAACCACCATCCTTCCAACGCCAAAGTCCTGCAAGCTGCATAAAATTTCCCACAATCTGTAAGTAAATAGaagaaatcaaaatcaaaatcaatcaAAAGAagacattgatgatgatacagtGTTTGTTGGAACTGATGTgcaaaaaggtatgaatgagaatgaacatctttacagtacaagagatgtgttTGGCATGTTTTGATTaatcttttttcaaaaatacatgcTTTCTGCAGTAGATTTAATTGAAACTTCTCAAATAACTcttttgtactgtgaagatagTCATTCTGCTTCATACCATTTCCTAAATGTTGATGGCACAGTAAATATTCTATTTACCCAATGCAGCCAGGGATGGCATGAATATAAAAGCCATACAAACTGGGACTAGTTTGTCGTATTTGCACATAGATGTTTTGACAAATGCtttgtcaccaaggagtcagtcacTAGTCCTACATATCTCCCCTATTTACCGCTTTCCttgaattttggaaattttttttatcttatactgCCATTAGTAATAGCCATAACATTGTAATAatcgtaatgttaataataataacagcattggtATTAACAGCATTCAAGAGAgtaagaacgagaaagagagagagggagagaggtgggaagagagggagagagggggggagagagggagagaagggagagagggagagagggagagaggagagagggagagaggagagagagagggagagaggggggaagagagggagagagggggagtgcgagcgagagagagagagagagagagagagagagagagagagagagagagagagagagagagaggagagagggaggg
It encodes the following:
- the LOC119580304 gene encoding uncharacterized protein LOC119580304, with translation MPYVQVGRTHSFLGKRLWEILCSLQDFGVGRMVVRSRFERYPEVCYYRIVTAKPQMDNGRPHMDEDNMRGRVTAEQIFRGKNMGIVDISKASYKTDFRLIHKHEEAKYLQKAKESSPCDVRIFPQTMDMPPLLKLFAEREGHSATTLKVNLNSKKHNNCRIAKDGETPNVSLSIALGSPASPELYEGVL